The proteins below come from a single Oceanotoga teriensis genomic window:
- a CDS encoding ABC transporter ATP-binding protein, producing the protein MIKLKIENLNYSINNKKIIENINLKIKEKSFVGLIGPNGCGKSTLLKNIYKVLTPSNGNIYIEEKNIKNLPSKEFARIVSVVAQNDIIDFDFSIKDIVLMGRYSHKKLFESNKKEDEKIVDEALEIVGLKGYEERSFFSLSGGEKQRVFIARAIVQQSEFIILDEPTNHLDIKYQIQIMNILKSLNKTTFSAIHDMNLAAYYCNYLIIMKDGKIYNMGTPEEVLTEKMFKEVFEVNAKINESEYTKKLNIHYIP; encoded by the coding sequence ATGATTAAATTAAAAATAGAAAACTTAAATTATAGTATAAACAATAAAAAAATAATAGAAAATATAAACTTAAAAATAAAAGAAAAGAGTTTTGTAGGACTAATCGGACCAAATGGATGTGGAAAATCAACACTTTTAAAAAATATTTACAAAGTACTAACTCCAAGCAATGGAAATATATATATAGAAGAAAAAAATATAAAAAATTTACCCTCAAAAGAATTCGCAAGAATTGTCTCAGTAGTTGCTCAAAATGATATAATTGATTTTGACTTTTCAATAAAAGATATAGTCCTCATGGGAAGATACTCTCATAAAAAATTATTTGAAAGTAATAAAAAAGAAGATGAAAAAATTGTAGATGAAGCATTAGAGATAGTTGGTTTAAAAGGCTATGAAGAAAGAAGTTTCTTCAGCTTATCTGGTGGTGAAAAACAAAGAGTTTTCATAGCAAGAGCTATAGTTCAACAAAGTGAGTTCATAATACTCGATGAACCAACAAATCATCTCGATATAAAATATCAAATTCAAATAATGAATATATTAAAATCATTAAATAAAACAACATTTTCAGCAATACATGATATGAATTTAGCAGCATATTATTGTAATTACTTAATAATAATGAAAGATGGGAAAATTTATAATATGGGAACTCCAGAAGAAGTTTTGACAGAAAAAATGTTTAAAGAAGTTTTTGAAGTAAATGCCAAAATAAATGAAAGTGAATACACTAAAAAATTAAACATCCATTATATCCCATGA
- a CDS encoding ABC transporter substrate-binding protein produces the protein MKKTLSLIFCLLFSILVLAYEPVTVNFTHQGKDYEITYTKSPERAVTLSHFTTEMFLALNLEEKMAGTAWADNEILPELKTAYDKIPILSDRYPSKEIFLSVNPDFVTGWHSALTDKNVGSVETLIQMDIKPLIIKSVEPDATLETVYEDFITIGKIFDIEDRAQKLVKSMQNEINDVRKKVPSNVKKVKVLAYDSGKDSAFVVCSGLGGSLIQEAGGINIFGNIQKAYANVSWEKVAQSNPDIVLIVDYGSTTYEQKVQFLKENPATKDLNAVKNNKFVKIGLADLSPGIRNINAITTMTKGFYPEIFKK, from the coding sequence ATGAAAAAAACTTTAAGTCTAATTTTTTGTTTATTATTTTCAATTTTAGTATTAGCTTATGAACCAGTCACAGTCAATTTTACTCATCAAGGAAAAGATTATGAAATAACTTATACAAAATCTCCAGAACGTGCTGTAACTCTTTCACATTTCACAACAGAAATGTTTCTTGCTTTAAATCTTGAAGAAAAAATGGCCGGAACTGCATGGGCAGACAATGAAATATTACCAGAATTAAAAACAGCCTATGACAAAATACCAATACTTTCTGATAGATACCCTTCAAAAGAAATATTCTTATCTGTAAATCCAGATTTTGTTACTGGATGGCATTCAGCTTTAACAGATAAAAATGTAGGATCAGTGGAAACACTCATTCAAATGGATATAAAACCATTAATAATAAAATCAGTAGAACCAGATGCAACATTAGAAACAGTATACGAAGACTTTATAACAATAGGAAAAATATTTGATATAGAAGATAGAGCTCAAAAACTCGTAAAAAGTATGCAAAATGAAATAAATGATGTAAGAAAAAAAGTTCCATCAAATGTAAAAAAAGTAAAAGTATTGGCATATGACTCTGGAAAAGATTCAGCCTTTGTAGTGTGTTCTGGTCTTGGTGGTTCTTTAATACAAGAAGCCGGAGGTATAAATATATTTGGTAATATACAAAAAGCATATGCAAATGTATCTTGGGAAAAAGTAGCTCAATCAAATCCAGATATAGTATTAATAGTTGACTACGGAAGTACAACCTATGAACAAAAAGTACAATTCTTAAAAGAAAATCCTGCAACAAAAGATTTAAATGCAGTAAAAAACAATAAATTTGTAAAAATAGGTTTAGCCGATTTATCTCCTGGAATAAGAAATATTAATGCTATAACAACTATGACAAAAGGCTTCTATCCAGAGATTTTTAAAAAATGA
- a CDS encoding glycoside hydrolase family 65 protein: MNWEIHDKKYNLKNVQKYETLFTLANGYRGIRGYNELSSFDNRGNFVAGIFDKSNAQVKEIVNLPDPLEFKIYSEDEIITLDSTEILKYDRYLNMKEATLNLETELKTPKGKIINIKSKRFVSRFDEHLMMIKYEITPINFDGKLTIQNTINSNITNSKFDPINKSKHYKTDEIKDLENGLYLQVKTNDSKSIISQWTGLYSENIKNRKFYDLETLVEEVYEIYVKKSRTYKIQKNCLIHTSRNSKTPKKNILNDIKLYKNSSFEEEFKKHIKEMQKIWKKIDITIDGDDKAQTGLRFNLFHLISCAYQKDPTVSIGAKGLHGEGYKGHIFWDTEIFMLPFFTYTYPEIARSLLLYRFNTLKGAKENAKNNGYNGAQFPWESADIGLEETPKWGIDYLGNPVRIWTGDEEFHISSDIALAYWQYFKATNDKEFMENYGYEIFIETTKFWESRLTHNEDKDYYEIKKVIGPDEFHEHVDNNFYTNYLAKWNIKKCCEIIEKYKIESPKKYEDLIKKTNISEKNINNWKNIYKKIFLSSKNDIIEQFEGYFNLKDYKIKKYDENEMPLWPENIELDKLNQTQLIKQPDVIMLLLILGEEFEEEIKRKNYEYYEKRTMHKSSLSPSMYSIMGLKIGDTHNAYNYFIKTIMTDIQDNQKNTALGLHAASTGGSWQSIVYGFGGFSIDKNNIPNFNPWIPKKWKSLNYKINWQNNVLNINITENTIIINSEREIEIKIKNKSHKLKKGTNKFYLN, translated from the coding sequence ATGAACTGGGAAATACATGACAAAAAATATAATTTAAAAAATGTACAAAAATATGAAACATTATTTACCCTCGCAAATGGATATAGAGGCATAAGAGGTTATAATGAACTCTCTTCATTTGATAATAGAGGAAACTTTGTAGCTGGAATATTTGATAAATCAAATGCCCAAGTAAAAGAAATAGTAAATCTTCCAGATCCTTTAGAATTTAAAATATATTCAGAAGATGAAATAATAACTTTAGATTCAACAGAAATATTAAAATATGATAGATATCTAAACATGAAAGAAGCAACTCTAAATTTAGAAACAGAATTAAAAACTCCAAAAGGCAAGATAATAAATATTAAATCAAAAAGATTCGTAAGCAGATTTGATGAACATTTAATGATGATAAAATATGAAATAACCCCAATAAATTTTGATGGGAAACTGACAATACAAAATACAATAAACTCTAATATAACTAATTCAAAATTCGATCCTATAAATAAATCAAAACATTATAAAACCGATGAAATAAAAGATTTAGAAAATGGATTATATTTACAAGTCAAAACAAATGATAGTAAATCAATTATTTCTCAATGGACAGGACTTTATTCAGAAAATATAAAAAACAGAAAATTTTATGATTTAGAAACACTCGTAGAAGAAGTATACGAAATATATGTAAAAAAAAGTAGGACTTATAAAATACAAAAAAATTGTTTAATACATACTTCAAGAAATTCTAAAACTCCAAAAAAAAATATATTAAATGATATAAAATTATATAAAAATTCAAGCTTTGAAGAAGAATTCAAAAAACATATAAAAGAAATGCAAAAAATATGGAAAAAAATAGATATAACAATTGATGGTGATGATAAAGCACAAACTGGTTTAAGATTTAATCTATTCCATCTGATATCATGTGCATATCAAAAAGATCCAACAGTCAGTATAGGTGCAAAAGGATTACATGGCGAAGGATATAAAGGCCATATATTTTGGGATACAGAAATATTTATGTTACCATTTTTTACATATACTTATCCAGAAATTGCAAGATCTCTATTACTCTATAGATTCAACACTTTAAAAGGTGCAAAAGAAAATGCAAAAAATAATGGTTATAATGGTGCACAATTCCCATGGGAATCAGCAGATATAGGCCTTGAAGAAACTCCAAAATGGGGAATAGACTATCTCGGTAATCCCGTAAGAATATGGACTGGAGATGAAGAATTTCATATAAGTTCAGATATAGCTCTTGCATATTGGCAATATTTCAAAGCAACAAATGATAAAGAGTTTATGGAAAATTATGGATATGAAATATTTATTGAAACCACAAAATTCTGGGAATCTCGATTAACTCACAATGAGGATAAAGATTATTATGAAATAAAAAAAGTAATAGGTCCTGACGAATTCCATGAACACGTAGACAATAATTTCTATACAAATTACCTCGCAAAATGGAATATAAAAAAATGTTGTGAAATAATAGAAAAATATAAAATAGAATCCCCTAAAAAATACGAAGATTTGATAAAAAAGACAAACATATCAGAAAAAAACATAAACAACTGGAAAAATATTTATAAAAAAATATTTTTATCTTCAAAAAACGATATAATAGAGCAATTTGAAGGCTACTTCAATTTAAAAGATTATAAAATAAAAAAATATGATGAAAATGAAATGCCTTTATGGCCAGAAAACATAGAATTAGACAAACTAAATCAAACACAATTAATAAAACAACCAGATGTGATAATGTTATTATTAATTTTAGGTGAAGAATTCGAAGAAGAAATAAAAAGAAAAAACTATGAATATTATGAAAAAAGAACAATGCATAAATCTTCTTTAAGTCCATCTATGTATTCAATAATGGGTTTAAAAATTGGAGATACACATAATGCCTATAATTATTTTATAAAAACCATAATGACAGATATACAAGATAATCAAAAAAACACAGCACTTGGATTGCATGCAGCTTCTACTGGTGGTTCATGGCAAAGTATAGTTTATGGATTTGGAGGATTTTCAATAGATAAAAATAATATTCCAAATTTTAATCCATGGATACCCAAAAAATGGAAAAGCCTAAATTACAAAATTAATTGGCAAAATAATGTATTAAATATAAACATAACAGAAAATACAATAATTATAAATTCCGAAAGAGAAATTGAAATAAAAATTAAAAATAAATCGCACAAATTAAAAAAAGGTACAAATAAATTTTATTTAAATTAA
- a CDS encoding mechanosensitive ion channel family protein, which produces MNETTAAIISWIVRIGISFIIFIVAKMLSGIIYKTMLKLSEKNSKINLQYKKTMKTLLDIGLYTLAIFIIVSVLFKNLAPVLAGLGASSIIIGFAIKEPFENLICGILIMVNKLIIEGEAVEINGNSGSISEIKLNHVILKTWDGKLINIPSKSVWSSTVTHFWPENIRRNEISVGVAYDTDLNKAMKILEESVNSYEKLYSDDSHKPMILFTGYGSSSIDFIIRYWAERENYITSTTEIAKIIKTKFDENNIEIPFNQLDLHIKDGNIQ; this is translated from the coding sequence ATGAATGAAACAACCGCAGCAATAATAAGCTGGATTGTAAGAATTGGCATAAGTTTTATAATATTTATAGTGGCAAAAATGCTTTCTGGAATAATATATAAAACTATGCTGAAACTATCTGAAAAAAACTCAAAAATAAATCTTCAGTACAAAAAAACCATGAAAACACTTTTAGATATAGGATTATATACACTTGCAATCTTTATAATAGTCTCAGTTTTATTTAAAAATCTTGCACCTGTATTGGCTGGATTGGGTGCATCAAGTATAATAATAGGTTTTGCTATAAAAGAACCTTTTGAAAACTTAATATGTGGAATATTAATAATGGTAAACAAACTAATAATCGAAGGTGAAGCAGTCGAAATAAACGGAAACTCAGGTTCTATATCAGAAATAAAATTAAATCATGTCATATTAAAAACATGGGATGGAAAATTAATAAATATACCAAGTAAATCCGTTTGGTCATCAACAGTTACACATTTCTGGCCTGAAAACATAAGAAGAAATGAAATATCTGTTGGAGTAGCTTATGATACAGATTTAAACAAAGCCATGAAAATCCTCGAAGAATCTGTAAACTCTTATGAAAAATTATATTCAGATGATTCTCATAAACCTATGATATTATTCACTGGTTATGGTTCTTCATCAATAGACTTCATAATAAGATATTGGGCAGAAAGAGAAAACTACATAACCTCAACAACAGAAATAGCAAAAATTATAAAAACAAAATTTGATGAAAATAATATAGAAATTCCTTTCAATCAATTAGATCTTCATATAAAAGATGGCAATATACAATAA
- a CDS encoding FecCD family ABC transporter permease, whose protein sequence is MKIKNSTFLFSIMALILIIILSIIITITIGPVKINPLDVWKIIINNTFNKEIFQIQWAKSIETIVWNLRLPRILMAFITGATLSFVGVLMQALTRNSLANPYILGISSGASAGAVASIILGIFGFLGYLGPSIGAFLGAILSSLIVFKIAHSGSGYSSSKLVLTGVAVSAMFSSLTTFMVYTAKDSSKLRSAMFWMVGSVGGAKWNNILLPFLLLIISATIMYIFNKELDGILIGEDTSKTLGINTELIRKIIIIISTLLTGFIVSLTGIIGFIGLIIPHISRQAVGSTHKKLIPFSILSGGLFLIWADTFARTAFSPEEIPIGVITSFLGVPFFLYLLRKNSYSFGGKK, encoded by the coding sequence ATGAAAATAAAAAATAGCACTTTTTTATTTTCCATAATGGCATTAATTTTAATAATCATATTATCAATAATCATAACAATAACTATAGGTCCAGTAAAAATAAATCCTTTAGATGTTTGGAAAATAATAATAAATAATACTTTTAACAAAGAGATATTTCAAATACAATGGGCAAAATCTATAGAAACAATAGTTTGGAATCTAAGACTCCCAAGAATTTTAATGGCTTTTATAACGGGAGCAACTCTTTCATTTGTTGGCGTTTTAATGCAGGCATTAACGAGAAACTCTTTAGCCAATCCTTATATTCTGGGAATATCTTCAGGGGCTTCTGCAGGAGCAGTTGCTTCTATAATACTCGGAATATTTGGTTTTTTAGGTTATTTAGGCCCCTCAATAGGGGCTTTTTTAGGGGCTATTTTATCTTCATTAATAGTTTTCAAAATAGCTCATTCTGGTTCTGGATATTCATCGAGCAAACTCGTTTTAACAGGAGTTGCAGTATCAGCCATGTTCTCATCATTGACAACTTTTATGGTATATACGGCAAAAGATTCTTCAAAATTAAGATCTGCAATGTTCTGGATGGTTGGAAGTGTTGGAGGAGCTAAATGGAATAATATTTTATTACCTTTTTTACTCTTGATAATATCTGCAACAATAATGTATATATTCAACAAAGAACTCGATGGAATACTTATAGGAGAAGATACATCAAAAACTCTTGGAATAAACACTGAATTAATAAGGAAAATAATAATAATAATAAGCACATTACTAACTGGATTTATAGTATCTTTAACAGGAATTATTGGATTCATAGGATTGATAATACCACATATCTCAAGACAAGCTGTAGGATCTACTCATAAAAAATTAATACCATTTTCTATTCTAAGTGGAGGATTATTTTTAATATGGGCAGATACCTTCGCAAGAACTGCATTCAGTCCCGAAGAAATACCTATAGGAGTTATAACTTCATTTTTGGGTGTTCCTTTCTTTTTATATCTATTAAGAAAAAACTCCTATTCATTTGGAGGCAAAAAATGA